Proteins encoded within one genomic window of Nitrospira sp.:
- a CDS encoding multicopper oxidase domain-containing protein: MRYPRETIIRNWSPAHYLLVALTLVSYTPATAQPVPLPGSEIPQFVDPLPLLAVAGGPIETITTASATLSMCEFKANVMPSTFVPAASAPAYSGTYVWGYRNGSTCPGSGTPFPTYFGPVFVATRGTPTEIQYINSLPNTAASQLSAWKTSTDQTLDWADPLNGEANRCADAVTENQPPVGICASNYAGPVPTVPHLHGGEVPPVLDGNPSAWFTSDGPYRGHAYYSKAGAVANGATYRYPNTQEAAPLWFHDHALGLTRLNVYAGLAGGYLIVDPALTLPAGLHPIGLQQGTAGPVDSIIPLVIQDRMFDTTGQLYFPNMGPNPEHPFWMMEFFGDTNVVNGKVWPYLNVEARRYRFLILNASNARTYELSLPGQHLWQIATDGGYLDVPVKLHKLTLMPAERADIMIDFSGLEGRTLIMKNHGRSPFPDGAPPDGATVGRVLEFRVGPSTLAGADASYNPAHGGALRPPLRRLVNPAAGTLVVVPSKTRQLTLNDMMGAGGMEMVELLLNNTKMSGERADGMGRIDFTPVTVGGVTEYVSELPTEGETEVWEIVNLTADAHPIHTHLTQVQLMNRQKFHRNRYSKAYEGAFPGGTSMFGDGPPLTYAPSVASGLKYGGNPNIQPYLHGPVHPPEANEAGWKDTVIAYPGQVTRIAVRYAPTDTAAGLARNYSFDPDAGAHGFVWHCHILDHEDNDMMRPYKITAARGAARAYVMGVDY; the protein is encoded by the coding sequence ATGAGATACCCTCGAGAAACAATCATAAGGAATTGGTCTCCGGCTCACTACCTCTTGGTGGCCCTGACGCTGGTCTCCTACACTCCAGCCACGGCTCAGCCAGTACCATTACCGGGGAGTGAGATTCCGCAGTTCGTGGACCCGTTGCCCCTTCTCGCTGTGGCGGGCGGACCCATCGAAACGATCACCACGGCATCGGCAACGCTCTCGATGTGCGAGTTCAAGGCCAACGTCATGCCGTCGACATTCGTACCGGCGGCTTCCGCTCCCGCCTACTCAGGCACCTACGTCTGGGGTTACCGCAACGGTTCAACCTGTCCCGGATCGGGAACGCCATTTCCTACTTACTTTGGACCAGTGTTCGTCGCGACGCGTGGCACTCCGACCGAAATTCAGTACATCAACAGTCTGCCCAACACCGCGGCGAGCCAACTGTCGGCGTGGAAGACCTCGACCGATCAGACTCTTGACTGGGCCGATCCATTGAACGGTGAAGCCAACCGGTGCGCAGACGCCGTCACTGAAAACCAACCGCCGGTGGGAATCTGCGCCTCGAATTACGCCGGCCCAGTCCCAACCGTGCCCCATTTGCACGGAGGGGAGGTGCCGCCGGTGCTGGATGGAAATCCGAGTGCCTGGTTCACCAGTGATGGCCCCTACCGAGGCCATGCGTACTACAGCAAAGCGGGTGCGGTGGCAAACGGAGCGACGTACCGCTATCCGAATACACAAGAAGCCGCTCCTCTCTGGTTCCATGACCATGCATTGGGCCTCACACGCTTGAACGTCTATGCGGGGTTGGCAGGGGGCTATCTGATCGTGGATCCGGCGCTGACGTTGCCGGCCGGTCTGCATCCAATTGGGTTGCAACAAGGAACCGCAGGCCCCGTCGACTCTATCATTCCATTGGTGATTCAGGACCGCATGTTCGATACGACCGGGCAGCTCTATTTTCCCAACATGGGGCCCAACCCGGAGCACCCGTTCTGGATGATGGAGTTCTTCGGCGACACGAATGTCGTGAACGGCAAAGTCTGGCCGTATCTGAATGTCGAGGCCAGACGCTATCGGTTCCTCATCCTCAACGCATCAAATGCGCGCACCTACGAACTCTCCTTGCCCGGACAACATCTATGGCAGATCGCCACCGACGGAGGATATCTCGATGTGCCAGTCAAACTGCACAAGCTGACGTTGATGCCTGCTGAGCGCGCCGACATCATGATCGACTTTTCAGGATTAGAGGGCCGCACCCTGATAATGAAGAATCACGGCCGCAGCCCATTTCCTGATGGGGCACCACCCGATGGGGCGACGGTGGGACGCGTTCTCGAGTTTCGCGTGGGACCATCCACGTTGGCAGGGGCCGACGCGAGCTACAATCCGGCTCATGGCGGCGCGCTCCGCCCACCTCTGCGTCGGTTGGTGAACCCGGCTGCGGGAACGCTGGTCGTCGTGCCTTCGAAAACACGCCAGCTCACCTTGAATGACATGATGGGTGCCGGCGGCATGGAAATGGTCGAATTGCTGCTGAACAATACGAAGATGTCCGGCGAGCGTGCCGATGGCATGGGCCGAATAGATTTCACGCCCGTCACGGTGGGGGGCGTGACGGAATATGTGTCCGAGTTGCCTACTGAAGGCGAGACCGAAGTCTGGGAAATCGTCAACCTGACAGCCGATGCCCATCCGATCCACACACACTTGACGCAGGTGCAGTTGATGAATCGGCAGAAGTTTCATCGGAACCGGTACAGTAAGGCCTACGAGGGGGCGTTCCCCGGCGGCACCTCTATGTTTGGCGATGGTCCACCGTTGACGTATGCGCCCTCCGTTGCTTCTGGATTGAAATACGGAGGGAATCCGAATATCCAGCCTTATCTGCATGGCCCCGTACATCCTCCTGAAGCCAATGAAGCCGGATGGAAAGATACCGTGATCGCGTATCCGGGCCAAGTCACTCGTATCGCCGTGCGCTACGCGCCGACAGACACGGCAGCCGGCCTGGCAAGAAACTATTCCTTTGATCCCGATGCCGGTGCGCATGGGTTCGTATGGCACTGTCATATCCTCGACCATGAGGACAATGACATGATGCGGCCGTATAAAATCACCGCGGCACGAGGTGCGGCGCGGGCATACGTGATGGGCGTCGATTACTAA
- a CDS encoding copper resistance system multicopper oxidase: MDRISRRVLLKRAGALGLLAAIQPLFAACASHRLLPMIPIGTQPSTLSGELIDLVIGERSFVLDGQTGTALTINGTIPGPLIRLKEGQDVTLRVTNRLTEITSIHWHGILLPPEVDGVPGVSFAGIKPGTTFTYRFPVKQSGTYWYHSHSGGQEMRGMYAPMILDPLQPEPFHYDRDYVVMLSDWTFESPESVFAHLKKLPGYYNFQQRTAAEFFSNIADWGLWATLKNYLMWDQMRMNPTDFADVTGYTFTYLMNGLSPGANWTGLFRLGEKVRLRFINAASMTFYDVRIPGLTMTVVQADGQNIQPVLVEELRMGVAETYDVIVEPTGDRAYTIFAETMDRSGYARGTLAPRPGMEGEIPERRPRPLRTMEDMGMSMEGMEMNGMDMPSMKHSEGSGMTMPGKNPSSDMPSMGHGQHDMGMHDMSSKAPADPIASMIPGAEPVKHGPDDHGTGNQTVAEYSQNRFGEPGRGLENSSRRVLLYTDLRSLRPYPDQRQPEREIELHVTGNMADRYMWSFNGEKYSDAPEPIRFRYGERLRLTFVNDTMMEHPLHLHGMWMHLENGAGKYLPRKHTVIVKPAERVSVAVTADAPGPWAFHCHLLFHMEAGMFRVIEVSDKTL, translated from the coding sequence ATCGACCGGATTTCCCGACGTGTGCTACTGAAACGGGCCGGAGCGTTAGGACTGCTCGCTGCGATTCAACCGCTCTTCGCTGCCTGCGCCAGTCATCGGTTACTTCCTATGATTCCCATTGGCACACAACCATCAACATTGAGCGGTGAGCTGATCGACTTGGTGATCGGCGAACGATCCTTTGTCCTGGACGGGCAAACCGGGACCGCCCTGACAATCAATGGGACGATCCCCGGCCCGCTCATTCGTTTGAAGGAAGGCCAAGACGTGACACTCCGGGTCACAAACCGGTTGACGGAAATCACCTCGATTCATTGGCATGGCATTCTCCTCCCGCCCGAGGTGGACGGCGTGCCGGGGGTGAGTTTCGCCGGTATTAAACCCGGCACGACCTTCACCTATCGGTTTCCCGTCAAGCAGAGCGGTACCTACTGGTATCACAGTCATTCAGGAGGCCAAGAGATGCGGGGGATGTATGCGCCCATGATCCTGGATCCCCTCCAACCCGAGCCATTTCACTACGACCGAGACTATGTCGTGATGCTTTCCGATTGGACCTTCGAGTCACCGGAGTCCGTGTTCGCCCATCTCAAAAAACTGCCGGGCTACTATAACTTCCAGCAACGGACAGCGGCCGAGTTTTTCTCCAATATCGCCGACTGGGGCTTGTGGGCAACGCTGAAAAACTACCTGATGTGGGATCAGATGCGGATGAATCCGACGGACTTCGCGGATGTGACGGGCTACACGTTTACCTACCTCATGAACGGGCTGTCCCCGGGCGCTAATTGGACCGGCCTGTTTCGCCTAGGAGAGAAAGTCCGCTTGCGTTTCATCAACGCGGCCTCCATGACCTTTTATGACGTGCGTATTCCTGGCCTCACCATGACAGTCGTACAGGCCGATGGGCAGAATATCCAGCCCGTCCTGGTGGAGGAACTTCGTATGGGAGTGGCGGAGACGTACGACGTGATTGTCGAACCGACCGGCGACCGCGCCTATACCATCTTTGCCGAGACCATGGACCGTAGCGGATACGCGCGCGGAACGCTGGCTCCTCGGCCTGGGATGGAAGGAGAGATTCCAGAACGTCGTCCTCGTCCCCTTCGGACCATGGAAGACATGGGCATGAGCATGGAAGGGATGGAGATGAACGGTATGGATATGCCGAGCATGAAACACTCTGAGGGCAGCGGCATGACGATGCCAGGCAAGAATCCTTCCAGTGACATGCCAAGCATGGGGCACGGGCAACACGATATGGGGATGCACGATATGTCAAGTAAAGCTCCTGCCGATCCAATTGCTTCGATGATTCCCGGCGCCGAGCCCGTCAAGCACGGGCCCGACGATCATGGGACCGGCAATCAAACGGTGGCCGAGTATTCGCAGAATCGGTTTGGGGAACCAGGCAGAGGGCTGGAAAACAGCTCCCGGCGAGTGCTGCTTTACACCGATTTGAGAAGCCTTAGGCCCTATCCTGACCAACGGCAGCCGGAGCGGGAAATCGAGCTACACGTCACGGGCAATATGGCGGACCGGTATATGTGGTCATTCAATGGGGAAAAATATTCCGACGCGCCGGAGCCGATTCGTTTCCGCTACGGAGAACGGCTGCGTCTTACGTTCGTCAACGACACGATGATGGAGCACCCGCTTCATTTGCACGGCATGTGGATGCACCTGGAAAACGGCGCGGGCAAGTATCTGCCACGCAAGCACACCGTCATCGTCAAGCCCGCGGAGCGGGTATCGGTTGCGGTCACCGCGGACGCCCCCGGACCCTGGGCGTTCCATTGCCATTTACTCTTTCACATGGAGGCAGGCATGTTTCGAGTCATCGAGGTGTCCGATAAGACGCTGTAA
- a CDS encoding copper resistance protein B, with product MSFHALYSIALACSLSVNICAPVAAAETFVTVSNKGNVLGPSNSAGQLSPSVKTVQAPLGGESEILGGSVRTLPNLSPQQDWAPPVNDQENHLFTLIDVLEYRPKTSGSERTSDYRWDIEGWYGGDYNRLWFKSEGQQDTAFKADYDVDFQLLYGRFIRKYYDFQIGPRFETQTFRGRNVTRGFAAIGIEGIVPYDYTMEATLFIDQNGAVSGRMTLTKDLLLTQRLILQGRFETNVAIQRVEEFTTGSGLNNLEFGVRLRYELRREFAPYVGFSVDRSFGETATLVRREGGDPSQIRFVAGVRMWF from the coding sequence ATGTCTTTTCACGCCCTTTATTCAATTGCTTTGGCATGTTCCCTGAGCGTCAACATCTGCGCTCCAGTTGCCGCTGCTGAAACCTTTGTGACCGTATCAAATAAAGGCAATGTGCTTGGTCCTTCCAACTCCGCCGGCCAGCTCAGTCCCTCGGTGAAAACAGTTCAAGCGCCGTTGGGAGGAGAGTCGGAAATCCTCGGAGGGTCTGTCCGCACCTTGCCGAACCTATCGCCACAACAGGACTGGGCTCCACCCGTCAACGATCAGGAGAACCACCTGTTTACACTGATCGACGTGCTCGAATATAGGCCCAAAACAAGCGGGAGTGAGCGGACGAGCGATTACCGCTGGGACATCGAAGGGTGGTACGGCGGAGATTACAACCGACTGTGGTTCAAGAGCGAAGGACAACAGGATACGGCTTTCAAAGCGGACTACGATGTGGACTTTCAGCTGCTGTATGGTCGGTTCATCCGAAAATATTATGATTTTCAAATCGGCCCACGTTTCGAAACGCAAACCTTTCGCGGGCGGAATGTGACCCGTGGGTTCGCGGCAATCGGGATCGAGGGAATCGTGCCCTATGATTACACGATGGAAGCGACCTTGTTCATCGACCAGAATGGCGCGGTGTCCGGGCGTATGACGTTGACGAAGGATCTATTGCTGACCCAGCGGTTGATTCTCCAGGGCCGCTTCGAGACCAATGTTGCCATACAACGAGTCGAAGAATTTACGACCGGCTCGGGGCTGAACAACCTGGAATTCGGGGTGAGGCTACGGTATGAACTTCGGCGCGAATTTGCGCCCTATGTCGGCTTTTCAGTGGATAGGAGTTTTGGCGAAACCGCCACGCTGGTGCGCCGGGAGGGGGGGGATCCGAGTCAAATTCGATTCGTAGCCGGCGTGCGTATGTGGTTCTAG
- a CDS encoding heavy metal-responsive transcriptional regulator: MAAQLTIGQLARTVGVNVQTVRYYERLNLLNPSARRPSKYRLYGHEEERRLRFIKKAQGLGFTLREISELLTLRVASLTACRGDVQKRAQVKLMQVESKVQDLRVLARALKKLIQTCEAGQSTDRCPTLMCLERNKC; the protein is encoded by the coding sequence ATGGCTGCTCAACTGACTATCGGCCAGCTTGCTAGGACTGTTGGGGTGAATGTCCAGACCGTCCGTTACTACGAGCGCCTGAACTTGCTCAATCCGTCAGCGAGAAGGCCTTCGAAATATAGACTGTACGGGCATGAAGAGGAACGGCGCCTGAGGTTCATCAAGAAAGCCCAAGGCCTAGGGTTCACTCTGAGGGAGATCTCTGAGTTGCTCACTCTAAGGGTTGCTTCACTAACGGCTTGCCGTGGTGATGTGCAGAAACGTGCACAGGTGAAACTCATGCAAGTGGAATCCAAAGTTCAAGATTTACGGGTACTGGCTCGTGCGCTGAAAAAATTAATCCAAACTTGTGAAGCTGGTCAGTCCACCGACCGTTGTCCGACCTTGATGTGCCTGGAAAGAAACAAATGCTGA
- a CDS encoding efflux RND transporter permease subunit gives MVGDLVVLQIGSLYLSVPASVGFIALFGIAVLNGIVRIAYINQLHGLPSAASERGD, from the coding sequence ATGGTCGGTGATCTCGTGGTGTTGCAGATCGGTAGTCTCTATCTCTCCGTTCCGGCTTCCGTTGGTTTCATCGCATTGTTCGGTATCGCTGTTCTGAACGGAATAGTAAGGATCGCCTACATAAACCAATTGCATGGACTACCGTCAGCGGCAAGCGAACGCGGAGATTAG
- the merA gene encoding mercury(II) reductase, with product MMAEKFDLVILGSGSTAFAAALRAAASGHTAAMTEVRTLGGTCANRGCLPSKNLIEAAKILYDTKHPRYPGLSPTSMSLDFRALIEQKDAVIEDYRGKKYQSIVFNSQRIRVFEGSARFSGSNEVTVNGQVLSAARFLVATGSSPAVPEVPGLRDTPYLTSDLLTSHEDIELTELPVSLIILGGGYIALELGQMFSRFGTSVTILARGARILTAYEPEIAQSVAEVFREEGIAIYTKATVSRVHGDERQVVVTLQVDGRQKELKAAKLLVATGRIPNTAQLGLDLPGVDLDDRGFVKVNDELRTSAEHVYAAGDVIGSYTGSQMATPVGAQDGGIAAENALNGKGSHKVNHAVIPRAIFTDPQVGVVGLSDEEANARGYACDCRMIPMSLVPRAGAVRETRGVLKMVADRNTKKVLGVSMHGMNAAEVIHEAAIGLHFGATIGDFAHLLHVYPTMSEALKLAALSYTKDVSNMSCCAD from the coding sequence ATGATGGCGGAGAAATTTGACCTGGTGATTCTCGGATCCGGCTCGACGGCGTTTGCTGCCGCGCTTCGCGCGGCAGCAAGCGGACACACGGCAGCCATGACCGAGGTGCGAACGCTCGGTGGCACGTGTGCCAATCGTGGCTGCTTGCCGTCAAAGAATCTCATCGAAGCCGCGAAAATCCTCTACGATACGAAGCATCCGCGCTATCCAGGGCTCTCTCCTACCTCGATGAGCCTGGACTTCCGCGCCCTGATCGAGCAGAAGGATGCCGTGATTGAAGACTACCGGGGAAAGAAGTATCAGAGCATTGTCTTCAACTCTCAACGCATCCGCGTGTTTGAAGGATCAGCCCGCTTCAGCGGCTCCAACGAGGTGACCGTGAACGGGCAGGTGCTCTCAGCGGCTCGGTTCCTTGTCGCGACGGGAAGCTCGCCCGCAGTGCCAGAGGTTCCCGGGCTTCGTGACACGCCGTATCTCACCAGCGACCTGCTCACCAGTCACGAAGACATCGAACTCACAGAGCTTCCCGTGTCGCTGATCATCCTCGGTGGCGGCTACATCGCGCTTGAGCTGGGCCAGATGTTTTCGCGCTTCGGCACCAGCGTTACGATTCTGGCACGCGGAGCGCGAATTCTTACGGCCTACGAGCCGGAGATTGCGCAATCAGTGGCAGAGGTATTTCGTGAGGAGGGAATTGCCATTTATACGAAAGCCACCGTGAGCCGGGTGCATGGCGATGAACGCCAAGTCGTGGTCACGCTCCAGGTGGACGGCCGGCAGAAGGAACTGAAAGCGGCGAAGCTCCTGGTTGCCACGGGGCGCATACCGAATACGGCACAGCTCGGACTTGACCTTCCAGGAGTCGATCTGGATGACCGTGGCTTCGTGAAGGTCAACGACGAGCTGCGCACTTCTGCCGAGCATGTGTATGCGGCCGGAGACGTGATTGGTTCATACACGGGAAGCCAGATGGCGACTCCTGTGGGGGCGCAGGACGGCGGGATTGCTGCCGAGAATGCTCTCAACGGCAAAGGGAGCCATAAGGTAAACCACGCCGTGATTCCGCGAGCGATTTTTACCGACCCGCAAGTGGGCGTCGTCGGACTCTCGGACGAGGAGGCCAATGCGCGCGGGTACGCGTGCGATTGTCGCATGATTCCGATGTCCCTCGTTCCCAGAGCTGGGGCGGTCCGCGAGACCAGAGGGGTCCTGAAGATGGTTGCGGACAGGAACACGAAGAAGGTGCTGGGGGTTTCCATGCACGGAATGAACGCAGCGGAGGTGATTCATGAAGCGGCCATAGGGCTTCATTTTGGTGCGACGATCGGCGACTTCGCCCACCTGCTGCACGTTTATCCAACCATGTCCGAGGCGCTCAAACTAGCCGCGCTGTCTTACACAAAAGACGTGTCAAACATGAGCTGCTGTGCAGACTAG
- the merP gene encoding mercury resistance system periplasmic binding protein MerP, translated as MKKLVTVLALSAALSAPAWATTQTVTLWVTGMTCAACPITIKKALNKVEGVENIEVNLEKKEALVTFDDAKTTVEALLEATKNAGYPSTVQP; from the coding sequence ATGAAAAAGCTCGTCACGGTACTCGCCCTCTCGGCCGCTCTGAGCGCGCCCGCCTGGGCCACCACGCAAACGGTCACCCTGTGGGTGACGGGCATGACCTGCGCAGCCTGCCCGATCACGATTAAGAAGGCGCTGAACAAGGTTGAAGGCGTCGAGAACATCGAGGTCAACTTGGAGAAGAAGGAAGCCCTGGTCACCTTCGATGACGCCAAGACCACGGTCGAGGCGCTGCTGGAGGCCACCAAGAACGCGGGCTATCCCTCCACCGTTCAGCCCTAG
- the merT gene encoding mercuric ion transporter MerT codes for MERLSRSEKENPWVKPPNGRGALGISGLAAFLASICCLGPLVLVAIGVSGAWIGNLTVLEPYRPIFIGAALVALFFAYRRIFRPAEACKPGEVCAVPQVKMAQKIIFVIVAALTGLALAFPYILPLLY; via the coding sequence ATGGAGAGGTTGTCCAGGTCGGAGAAAGAGAACCCGTGGGTTAAACCCCCAAACGGTCGTGGCGCCTTGGGTATCAGCGGTCTCGCGGCGTTCCTCGCCTCGATCTGCTGTCTCGGCCCCCTCGTCTTGGTAGCGATTGGCGTCAGCGGCGCGTGGATCGGCAATTTGACAGTGCTCGAACCGTATCGTCCAATCTTTATCGGCGCAGCCCTCGTGGCGCTCTTCTTCGCCTACCGGCGCATCTTCCGGCCCGCCGAAGCCTGTAAACCGGGGGAGGTCTGTGCCGTGCCGCAAGTCAAGATGGCGCAGAAGATCATCTTTGTAATTGTCGCCGCACTGACGGGGCTCGCGCTTGCGTTCCCCTACATTCTGCCGCTGTTGTACTGA
- the merR gene encoding Hg(II)-responsive transcriptional regulator, whose product MASELTIGRVAKLAGVNVETIRYYQRRGLLAEPDKPHMGYRRYPPAIVKHIRFIKRAQALGFTLEEITELLRLEEARACAETRALAAHKMQLIEQKLTDLTAMRKALAGLVQQCDRKQPAKECPIIQVLEQD is encoded by the coding sequence ATGGCGTCAGAATTGACGATAGGTCGAGTGGCGAAGCTTGCCGGGGTGAATGTCGAAACGATCCGTTATTATCAGAGGCGGGGATTGCTGGCAGAGCCTGACAAGCCGCACATGGGTTATCGCCGATATCCTCCGGCCATCGTGAAGCACATCCGCTTTATTAAGCGGGCGCAGGCCCTTGGGTTCACGTTGGAGGAAATCACCGAACTCCTACGGCTGGAGGAAGCCCGCGCTTGTGCCGAGACCCGCGCTCTGGCCGCCCACAAGATGCAGTTGATTGAACAAAAACTGACGGACCTCACGGCAATGCGGAAAGCGTTAGCTGGTCTGGTCCAACAGTGTGATAGGAAACAACCTGCGAAAGAGTGCCCAATCATTCAGGTGCTTGAACAGGATTAG
- a CDS encoding four-helix bundle copper-binding protein — MSRDSRFIAELCGVCATICDACAAECEKHQNDHCRRCAEACRRCAEECRKVAAGAGTRQQPAGARR, encoded by the coding sequence ATGAGCCGGGATTCCCGATTCATCGCGGAGCTCTGCGGCGTCTGCGCCACGATTTGCGACGCCTGTGCCGCGGAATGCGAAAAGCACCAGAACGACCATTGCCGCCGCTGCGCCGAGGCCTGCCGCCGCTGTGCGGAAGAATGTCGAAAAGTGGCCGCCGGCGCTGGGACACGGCAACAGCCGGCCGGAGCTCGGCGATAA
- a CDS encoding peroxiredoxin: MAIRLGDDAPNFTAETTEGTINFHEWLGNSWGILFSHPKDYTPVCTTELGAVAKISSEFKKRGVKVIAVSVDPMDSHKGWINDINETQKTTMNYPIIADPDKKVAALYDMIHPNAIDNMTVRSVFVIGPDKKVKLTLTYPASCGRNFDELLRVIDSLQLTSKYKVATPANWKDGEDCIITPAVGDAEAKDLFPKGFKTVKPYLRYTPQPNR; encoded by the coding sequence ATGGCAATACGATTGGGCGATGATGCGCCGAACTTTACGGCAGAAACGACCGAAGGCACGATCAATTTTCACGAATGGCTGGGGAACAGTTGGGGGATTCTCTTTTCACACCCAAAAGACTACACCCCGGTTTGTACGACGGAGCTGGGCGCCGTAGCCAAGATCTCGTCGGAATTCAAAAAGCGGGGGGTAAAAGTGATTGCGGTCAGTGTGGATCCGATGGATTCCCACAAGGGCTGGATCAATGATATCAACGAGACTCAAAAGACGACGATGAACTATCCCATCATCGCCGATCCGGACAAGAAGGTCGCCGCGCTGTACGATATGATCCATCCCAACGCCATCGACAATATGACGGTGCGGTCGGTCTTTGTTATCGGTCCGGACAAGAAGGTCAAACTCACCTTGACGTATCCTGCCTCCTGCGGCCGGAACTTCGATGAGCTGTTGAGAGTGATCGACTCTCTGCAACTGACATCGAAATACAAGGTCGCTACTCCGGCGAACTGGAAAGACGGTGAAGATTGCATCATTACCCCCGCAGTGGGTGATGCGGAAGCGAAAGATCTCTTCCCCAAGGGCTTCAAGACCGTGAAACCCTATTTGCGCTATACGCCGCAGCCAAACCGGTAA
- a CDS encoding TolC family protein, which yields MKADDFLRSCYVSLLLIGVPAGTVQAAPPLNSPLELAELLEEALARNPEIQAAHQQWEASKERVPQAGTLPDPTFGVQLWNFPQNGNLLTSPGRTQNTILTLAQKFPFPGKLSLSAEVANRAADIREQAIRAKEREILARLKQAYYELYLAHKEIDVHHDQIDIVEQLFDAAKAKFRAGQGTQVDVLKAQVELSDLYRRLPVLEQRRETAAAKVNTLLNRDPRTPLGRPREPSLASPEKSIEALEQLAQTTRPELKAASLSIERSQQALAYAKRQYYPDFEVGVQRFQNFEAVDGFGAIGVMSIPFSFWTKSKYDAGVREAKAGEAAARAELQTWQNMTRFQITEVLAKVRAQQQVVVLYRTTILPQAEQNMEAARAGYRTGRNSFLDFLEAERAWLEFRLAYYRALAERESQFAVLEQVVGTFLAHT from the coding sequence ATGAAGGCTGATGATTTCCTACGCTCGTGTTACGTGTCACTGCTTCTGATTGGCGTACCGGCCGGAACTGTTCAAGCCGCTCCGCCACTGAACAGCCCCTTAGAGTTAGCCGAGCTGTTGGAGGAAGCCTTAGCGCGGAATCCGGAGATTCAGGCGGCCCATCAACAATGGGAGGCCTCAAAGGAGCGGGTGCCTCAGGCTGGCACACTGCCCGATCCCACGTTCGGCGTGCAGCTGTGGAACTTTCCACAGAACGGCAATCTCCTCACGAGCCCTGGGCGAACGCAGAATACGATCTTGACCCTTGCCCAGAAGTTCCCGTTTCCAGGAAAACTATCATTGAGTGCCGAAGTGGCCAATCGAGCCGCAGACATCCGCGAGCAGGCGATCCGAGCCAAGGAGCGTGAAATTCTCGCGCGCTTAAAGCAGGCCTACTATGAATTGTATCTGGCCCACAAAGAAATTGATGTGCATCACGACCAGATTGACATCGTGGAGCAGTTGTTCGACGCGGCGAAGGCGAAATTCCGTGCCGGGCAGGGCACGCAGGTCGATGTGCTCAAAGCCCAGGTCGAGTTGTCGGACCTCTATCGGCGATTGCCGGTGCTCGAGCAACGTCGGGAGACGGCAGCCGCCAAGGTCAATACTCTTTTGAATCGGGACCCGCGCACGCCGTTGGGCCGGCCGCGCGAGCCATCGCTGGCGTCCCCCGAGAAGTCGATCGAGGCACTGGAGCAGTTAGCTCAGACGACCCGGCCGGAACTGAAAGCGGCCTCGCTGAGCATCGAACGGAGCCAGCAAGCTCTGGCGTATGCCAAGCGGCAATACTATCCCGACTTTGAAGTGGGAGTTCAGCGGTTTCAAAACTTTGAGGCGGTCGATGGCTTTGGTGCGATTGGTGTCATGAGCATTCCCTTCTCCTTCTGGACGAAGAGCAAATATGACGCGGGCGTGCGGGAAGCCAAGGCCGGTGAAGCGGCCGCGCGGGCGGAATTGCAGACATGGCAGAACATGACACGGTTTCAGATTACCGAGGTGCTCGCAAAGGTCCGTGCCCAGCAACAGGTCGTCGTTCTCTATCGGACCACGATCCTGCCGCAAGCGGAGCAAAATATGGAGGCGGCACGCGCCGGGTACCGAACCGGGCGAAATAGTTTTCTCGATTTCTTAGAGGCGGAGCGCGCGTGGTTGGAGTTTCGACTCGCCTACTACCGAGCATTGGCTGAACGAGAGAGTCAGTTTGCTGTCCTTGAACAAGTCGTGGGCACGTTTCTCGCCCACACATAG